Proteins from a single region of Bdellovibrio bacteriovorus HD100:
- a CDS encoding glutamine--tRNA ligase/YqeY domain fusion protein, giving the protein MSKPNKTPVDAPNFLKQIIEKDLETGKVKGEVVTRFPPEPNGYLHLGHAKSICLNFGLAQEYQGRCHLRFDDTNPETEETEYVESIQEDVKWLGYDWGQHLYYASDYFEQIYQWAEQLIKDGKAYVDSQNEEEVRKNRGDFTTPGKDSPYRNRTVEENLDLFRRMRAGEFDEGQHILRAKIDMQSPNMNMRDPLLYRIRKAHHHRTGDKWCIYPMYDYAHPLSDAMEHITHSICTLEFQDHRPFYDWCVQNVPVPAEPHQYEFARMNMTYLVMSKRKLLQLVKEKLVSGWDDPRMPTISGVRRRGYTPESIRRFAKRIGVAKSESIIEYDILESCVREHLDETAHRAMAVLDPIKVVIENLPDGHKELIETSVHPKNTELGNRSLPFTKEVYIDAADFMENPPDDYFRLSPGKEVRLRNAYVIKCKDVVKDASGKVTELRCEYDPVTLGGKPTADGRKVKGIVHWVSATDCVDAEVRVYGRLFKVADPENVPDGQDFKVNLNPDSLKVIKNAKLEKGLKDAKLENRYQFERVGYFCLDSKDSKPGALVFNRVVELPSSH; this is encoded by the coding sequence ATGAGCAAGCCCAATAAAACACCTGTAGATGCACCCAATTTCCTGAAACAAATCATCGAAAAAGACCTGGAGACTGGCAAAGTCAAAGGCGAAGTGGTCACGCGCTTCCCGCCAGAGCCGAACGGATACCTGCACTTGGGTCACGCCAAGTCGATCTGTTTGAATTTTGGTCTGGCTCAGGAATACCAGGGTCGCTGCCATCTGCGTTTTGACGACACCAATCCTGAAACGGAAGAAACCGAATACGTTGAATCCATCCAGGAAGACGTCAAGTGGCTGGGCTATGACTGGGGCCAACACCTGTATTACGCGTCTGATTACTTCGAGCAGATCTATCAGTGGGCTGAACAGCTGATTAAAGACGGCAAGGCCTATGTGGATTCCCAGAATGAAGAGGAAGTGCGCAAGAACCGCGGCGACTTCACGACTCCGGGTAAGGATTCCCCTTACCGCAATCGTACTGTTGAAGAAAATCTGGATTTGTTCCGTCGCATGCGTGCCGGTGAGTTCGATGAAGGTCAGCATATTCTGCGTGCGAAAATCGACATGCAGTCTCCGAACATGAACATGCGTGACCCGTTGTTGTACCGTATCCGCAAGGCGCATCACCACCGTACTGGTGACAAGTGGTGCATCTATCCGATGTACGATTATGCTCACCCCTTGTCTGATGCAATGGAGCACATCACGCATTCCATCTGTACTTTGGAATTCCAGGATCACCGTCCATTCTATGACTGGTGTGTGCAGAATGTTCCGGTGCCGGCAGAGCCTCATCAATATGAGTTTGCACGCATGAACATGACGTATCTGGTGATGAGCAAGCGCAAGCTTTTGCAACTGGTAAAAGAAAAGCTGGTTTCTGGCTGGGATGACCCGCGCATGCCGACTATTTCCGGTGTTCGCCGTCGTGGTTACACTCCGGAATCCATCCGTCGATTTGCAAAACGCATTGGTGTGGCGAAATCTGAAAGCATCATCGAATACGACATCCTGGAAAGCTGCGTGCGTGAGCACCTGGATGAAACGGCTCATCGTGCGATGGCGGTTCTGGATCCAATCAAAGTTGTGATTGAAAACCTGCCGGACGGTCATAAAGAGCTGATTGAAACGTCTGTGCATCCAAAAAACACCGAGTTGGGGAACCGCTCTTTGCCGTTCACTAAAGAAGTGTACATTGATGCGGCGGACTTCATGGAAAATCCGCCGGATGATTACTTCCGTCTGTCTCCGGGCAAGGAAGTTCGTCTGCGCAATGCCTATGTGATCAAGTGCAAAGACGTGGTCAAAGATGCTTCCGGCAAAGTGACTGAATTGCGCTGTGAATATGATCCTGTGACTTTGGGCGGTAAGCCGACTGCCGATGGCCGCAAAGTAAAAGGTATCGTCCACTGGGTTTCGGCAACGGATTGTGTGGATGCGGAAGTGCGTGTGTACGGGCGTCTGTTCAAAGTGGCGGATCCGGAAAATGTACCGGACGGTCAGGATTTCAAAGTGAACCTGAATCCGGACTCTTTGAAGGTGATCAAGAACGCGAAGCTGGAAAAAGGTTTGAAGGATGCGAAACTTGAAAACCGTTACCAGTTTGAACGTGTGGGTTACTTCTGCCTGGACAGTAAGGACTCCAAGCCAGGGGCGTTGGTGTTCAACCGGGTTGTCGAGCTGCCATCAAGTCACTAA
- a CDS encoding DEAD/DEAH box helicase, which produces MNTFADFELLPSLLKTLKTLKISKPTDIQKQAIPLIMSHQAVVGVSETGSGKTLAYVLPILNYLKSLEESGDPVKEENAPRAVVMVPSRELGEQVAKVFKSMTHDTRLRVRPALGGMSLEQARRNTSGAFEVLLATPGRLVQMLNKDLISLRDVRFLIFDEADQMLDQGFLPDTNRIVDCCPEDVNLALFSATVSKTVEKLMNDLFAKAEVIRSKNSGKVVSTLKTKNLTVEDGKRWPLFEKVLAQKVDGGTIVFANTREQCDKIAKELTDKGHACVVYRGEMDKNERRTNLKKFRDGQVGLLVATDLAGRGLDVSNIARVINYHLPKEMENYLHRAGRTARAGRPGLVVNLVTERDSRLIAALEGNKPPSLEKKTQHQGKPRVASKTRFTDAKGKAGYAKSMGVKKR; this is translated from the coding sequence ATGAATACCTTTGCTGATTTTGAGCTGTTGCCTTCTCTTTTGAAAACCCTGAAGACTTTGAAGATTTCCAAACCCACGGACATTCAAAAACAGGCCATTCCTTTGATCATGAGCCATCAGGCCGTGGTCGGAGTCTCTGAAACGGGTAGCGGCAAAACGTTGGCGTATGTGCTGCCAATTTTGAATTATCTGAAGTCTTTGGAAGAATCCGGAGACCCGGTGAAAGAGGAAAACGCACCTCGCGCGGTGGTTATGGTGCCGTCCCGGGAGTTGGGCGAGCAAGTGGCCAAGGTCTTTAAATCCATGACTCACGATACAAGACTGCGGGTTCGTCCGGCTCTGGGCGGGATGAGCCTTGAACAGGCCCGTCGCAACACCTCCGGGGCCTTTGAAGTTCTGCTGGCAACACCGGGCCGTCTGGTGCAGATGCTGAACAAGGACCTGATCAGTCTGCGTGATGTGCGGTTTTTGATTTTCGATGAAGCCGATCAAATGTTGGATCAGGGTTTTTTGCCTGACACCAATCGTATCGTCGACTGCTGCCCAGAGGATGTGAATCTGGCGCTGTTTTCAGCCACAGTTTCCAAAACCGTGGAAAAGCTGATGAATGATTTGTTCGCCAAGGCCGAAGTCATTCGTAGTAAAAACAGCGGGAAGGTGGTTTCCACTTTAAAAACCAAAAACCTGACGGTCGAAGATGGCAAACGCTGGCCGCTGTTTGAAAAAGTACTGGCGCAGAAAGTGGACGGTGGCACCATCGTCTTTGCCAACACCCGTGAACAGTGTGACAAGATCGCCAAGGAATTGACGGACAAGGGCCACGCTTGTGTGGTCTATCGCGGAGAAATGGATAAAAACGAGCGCCGAACGAATCTGAAGAAATTCCGTGACGGCCAGGTGGGCCTGTTGGTGGCCACCGATCTGGCGGGTCGGGGGCTGGACGTGTCCAATATCGCACGCGTGATCAACTATCACTTGCCGAAAGAAATGGAAAACTATCTGCACCGGGCGGGGCGCACGGCGCGGGCCGGTCGTCCGGGGTTGGTGGTGAATCTGGTCACCGAGCGTGACAGCCGTCTGATTGCGGCTTTGGAGGGTAATAAGCCTCCTTCATTGGAAAAAAAGACCCAGCACCAGGGGAAACCTCGGGTTGCCTCCAAAACGCGATTCACTGACGCCAAAGGAAAGGCCGGATACGCAAAATCCATGGGAGTAAAAAAGCGCTAA